One genomic window of Arachis stenosperma cultivar V10309 chromosome 10, arast.V10309.gnm1.PFL2, whole genome shotgun sequence includes the following:
- the LOC130957253 gene encoding uncharacterized protein LOC130957253, which produces MADVPPPSLSELMRMVAELQQANQRMADENQIMAAQIAELNHVRIEHDDAHREEDEEHHSQPTHVSETAQHEEQQSEDKKEESEDSVGPFTEEVMNFELPKRFTLPLTLTPYDGLGDPRKFIKKFRSIMIVNGASDTVLCRCFPNYLDGPALDWLCALPAGSISRFHQLAKLFEEHFAGSAIYLHDSDYLNTIKQGPNESLKDYMTRFTKVAISIPDLHPEVHLHAIKSGLRPGKFQETIAVAKPKTLAEFREKAKGQIDIEELRQARKSDKSHFREEDKSSSLKKGFKLTPRFDSYTQFNTKREDIIKEILNSKLIKPPRKAGTYQDSKNVDKSKYCTFHQKHGHNTDDCVVAKDLSERLARQGHLDKYIGGHIQKRGSSSTTHDLSEQHRGKERASSSQYERPRGIINCISGGYASGGYSNSARKRSFRAICSVDGTKQDATISNPQPEVTFTHADFNSNIQNLDDPVVITLQLGDLLVKKVLLDPGSSADVLFYSTFQKMKLSDNMLQPTGGDLVGFSGERVPVLGSVWLQTTLGEQSLSKTNDIQYLVVDCFSPYNIILGRPFLNKFGAIVSTVHLCVKFPLQDHQVVTIHGDHKEARQCYNISMKFQNRSTQQVNNVGLNQKEDTLAELDPRADFLDRPKPSDDLQKVYFNNDSNKFTYVGTSLNASKLQAITIFLQKHADLFAWTPSDMPGIDPQIISHRLAINPAIRPVQQKKRRLGDEKRKASLEETQKLIKAEFIKEIRFTTWLANVVMVRKQNGKWRMCVDFTDLNKACPKDSYPLPSIDSLVDNASGYATLSFMDAYSGYNQIMMHPSDQNKTAFITDFGNYCYKVMPFGLKNAGATYQRLMDKVFAKQIGRNIEVYVDDMVAKTKIGNNHINDLTEIFGQIRQYNMRLNPEKCAFAVQGGKFLGFLLTCRGIEANPDKCRAVLDMASPTTVKEVQRLTGRLAALSRFVPCLASTSIPFFQTIKKKNKFEWNDDCEKAFSKLKTTLSQPPILQKPLQGEHLFLYLSVTDWAISSALVTERNKVQHPVYFVSKTLQHAELNYPRIEKLALALIFSARRLRPYFQSHVIHVRTDHPLRQVLHKPEIAGRLIKWAVELSEFDITYQPRGPIKSQFLADFIAELTLPSEEDNVKHWILYVDGSSNNGGCGAGIRLEADDGFILEHSIHLAFKASNNQSEYEALIAGLRLCLDLEISTIKVYCDSLLVVQQVNDLFQVKDPLLYKYSLLVKQLTKKFVNFEIEHIPREQNQRADILSKLGSTQSELSTLHQFTITSPTVTLTNVLSASQINDWRNDFIYYLQTGNTPEGVENDKKFRRQASSFTIINGTLYRRGYTRPLLKCLSKPEADIALAEVHEGICGTHTGARSLASKILRAGFFWPTLKQDSQQKIRSCNNCQRHAPLIHIPAEELHHSDISWPFNQWGLDILGPFPMAPGQVKFLIVAIDYFSKWVEAQPLAKITSQQMISFVWKNIICCFGIPQHITTDNGRQFADQKFQTFLQNFKIKQHFASVEHPQTNGLAEAANKVILHALKKKLDATKGLWAELIPEVLWGYNTTPQTSTKETPFRLVYGSEAMIPVEISQKSIRTQLNSQDEAQRSELDTIQEIRDIAALKQRTTQHTIARHYNKSVRSRSFVKGDLVLRKTEIARRPPTHGKLAANWDGPYRVTEVLGQGAYKLESLDGKLIPSTWNISSLKKFFS; this is translated from the coding sequence ATGGCTGACGTACCGCCTCCTTCACTGTCCGAACTCATGCGAATGGTAGCTGAGCTACAACAAGCCAATCAACGAATGGCTGACGAAAACCAAATAATGGCTGCTCAAATTGCCGAACTAAATCATGTTCGGATTGAACATGACGATGCTCATCGGGAAGAAGACGAGGAGCATCATTCCCAACCAACTCACGTTTCAGAAACCGCTCAGCACGAAGAGCAACAATCCGAAGACAAAAAAGAAGAATCCGAGGACTCCGTAGGCCCTTTTACGGAGGAGGTGATGAACTTCGAATTACCAAAGAGGTTCACCTTGCCGTTGACCCTCACGCCTTATGATGGACTCGGTGACCCGAGGAAGTTCATAAAGAAATTCCGATCAATAATGATCGTCAACGGTGCATCAGATACAGTCTTATGTCGTTGTTTTCCGAATTATTTAGACGGTCCTGCACTTGATTGGTTGTGTGCTTTGCCTGCAGGTTCCATTTCACGCTTCCATCAGTTGGCGAAGTTATTTGAAGAACATTTCGCCGGATCCGCAATATATTTGCACGACTCCGATTATCTGAACACTATCAAGCAAGGGCCAAACGAAAGCTTAAAGGATTATATGACTCGCTTTACCAAGGTCGCAATCAGCATACCAGACCTCCATCCCGAGGTCCATCTGCACGCAATTAAAAGCGGCCTCCGACCCGGAAAGTTCCAGGAGACGATCGCGGTTGCAAAGCCGAAGACTCTTGCAGAATTTCGCGAAAAAGCAAAAGGACAAATTGACATCGAGGAGCTCAGACAAGCTCGGAAATCTGACAAATCGCACTTCCGCGAAGAAGATAAGAGCTCCTCCCTTAAAAAAGGTTTTAAACTAACACCCCGATTTGATTCTTATACGCAGTTTAACACCAAGAGGGAAGACATCATCAAGGAAATCTTGAACTCCAAACTAATCAAACCGCCGAGGAAAGCCGGCACATATCAGGATTCAAAGAATGTGGACAAATCAAAATATTGCACTTTCCACCAGAAACACGGCCACAACACCGATGATTGCGTGGTCGCCAAAGATCTTTCAGAACGATTAGCCAGACAAGGGCACCTTGACAAATACATCGGTGGTCACATCCAAAAGCGCGGCTCAAGTTCCACAACACACGACCTCTCAGAACAACACCGAGGAAAAGAAAGGGCATCTTCAAGCCAATATGAGAGGCCACGAGGTATAATCAATTGTATTTCAGGAGGATACGCGAGTGGAGGATACTCAAACTCGGCAAGAAAAAGATCATTCCGAGCAATATGCTCGGTAGACGGAACAAAGCAAGATGCAACGATCTCTAATCCACAACCGGAAGTCACTTTCACACACGCTGACTTCAACTCCAACATACAAAATTTGGACGACCCTGTGGTAATCACCCTTCAACTAGGAGATCTATTAGTCAAAAAAGTACTCCTAGATCCAGGAAGCAGTGCCGACGTCCTATTTTACTCCACGTTTCAAAAGATGAAGCTCAGCGACAACATGCTACAGCCCACAGGAGGAGATTTAGTCGGTTTCTCGGGAGAACGCGTTCCAGTCCTCGGTTCAGTATGGTTACAAACCACACTGGGTGAGCAATCTCTTTCAAAAACTAATGACATTCAATATTTAGTAGTCGACTGTTTCAGTCCATATAACATTATTCTCGGCCGACCTTTTCTAAATAAGTTCGGCGCTATTGTATCCACAGTTCATCTCTGCGTAAAGTTTCCTCTGCAGGACCACCAGGTTGTTACAATTCATGGCGACCACAAAGAGGCAAGACAATGTTACAACATCAGCATGAAATTCCAAAACCGTTCAACACAACAAGTCAACAACGTCGGCCTAAACCAAAAAGAGGACACGCTAGCAGAACTAGACCCAAGAGCCGACTTCCTCGATCGTCCAAAACCTTCCGACGACCTACAAAAAGTGTACTTCAACAATGATTCCAATAAATTCACATATGTAGGCACCTCACTCAATGCATCCAAACTGCAAGCCATAACAATCTTCCTACAAAAACACGCCGATCTTTTCGCATGGACACCATCAGACATGCCAGGTATCGACCCACAAATCATCAGCCATAGACTAGCAATAAACCCGGCAATCCGACCAGTACAACAGAAGAAACGCAGACTCGGCGACGAGAAAAGGAAAGCATCACTAGaagaaacacaaaaactcatcaAAGCCGAGTTTATCAAGGAAATCAGATTCACCACCTGGTTAGCAAATGTGGTAATGGTAAGAAAACAAAACGGTAAGTGGCGCATGTGCGTCGATTTCACTGATTtaaacaaagcatgccccaagGATTCATATCCTCTGCCATCCATAGACTCTTTAGTGGACAATGCCTCAGGCTATGCCACCCTAAGTTTTATGGATGCATATTCCGGGTATAATCAGATAATGATGCACCCCTCTGATCAAAATAAAACAGCTTTTATCACAGATTTTGGTAACTATTGCTATAAGGTTATGCCATTTggattaaagaatgcagggGCAACTTATCAACGCCTCATGGATAAGGTGTTCGCCAAACAAATCGGCCGGAACATCGAAGTTTATGTCGACGATATGGTCGCCAAAACAAAGATCGGAAACAACCACATCAACGACCTTACAGAAATATTCGGCCAGATCCGCCAGTACAACATGCGCCTCAATCCCGAGAAATGTGCATTCGCAGTTCAGGGGGGTaagtttttggggtttttgTTAACATGCAGGGGGATAGAGGCGAATCCAGACAAATGCCGAGCAGTACTGGACATGGCCAGCCCTACAACCGTAAAAGAAGTTCAGCGCCTCACAGGAAGACTCGCCGCACTTTCCAGATTTGTTCCTTGCCTTGCCTCAACTTCCATTCCTTTTTtccaaacaattaaaaagaaaaataaatttgaatggAACGACGATTGTGAGAAGgcattttcaaaattaaaaacaacacTCTCACAACCGCCGATCTTACAAAAACCCTTACAAGGGGaacatttatttttatatctgTCAGTTACTGATTGGGCAATAAGCTCGGCCCTTGTCACAGAAAGAAACAAAGTTCAGCATCCAGTATACTTTGTCAGCAAAACACTCCAACATGCCGAACTCAATTATCCGCGGATTGAAAAGCTAGCCCTTGCACTAATATTCTCAGCCCGACGTCTGCGACCTTATTTCCAGAGCCATGTAATCCACGTCAGAACCGATCACCCACTGAGACAAGTATTGCACAAACCGGAGATCGCAGGTCGACTAATAAAATGGGCAGTCGAACTATCCGAATTCGACATCACATACCAACCCCGAGGACCGATCAAATCTCAATTTCTAGCAGATTTCATTGCCGAACTCACACTACCATCTGAAGAGGACAACGTAAAACACTGGATATTATATGTGGACGGCTCTTCAAATAACGGAGGCTGTGGTGCCGGAATTCGCCTAGAGGCCGACGACGGATTCATATTGGAACACTCAATACACCTCGCTTTCAAAGCAAGCAACAACCAATCAGAATATGAGGCACTAATCGCCGGACTCCGACTATGTTTAGATCTTGAAATCTCAACAATCAAGGTATATTGTGATTCCCTGTTAGTTGTACAGCAGGTAAACGATCTTTTTCAGGTAAAAGATCCCCTACTCTATAAGTACTCACTATTAGTAAAACAGTTAACAAAAAAATTCGTCAACTTTGAAATAGAACATATACCACGAGAACAAAATCAAAGAGCAGATATCTTATCTAAGCTCGGCAGTACGCAATCCGAACTATCTACACTACACCAGTTCACAATAACATCACCCACTGTTACTCTGACAAACGTCTTAAGTGCTTCACAGATAAACGACTGGCGAAACGACTTTATATACTATCTACAAACAGGTAACACACCAGAAGGGGTGGAGAATGATAAAAAGTTCCGACGCCAAGCATCTTCCTTCACAATCATCAACGGAACACTATACCGACGAGGTTATACTCGGCCTCTACTCAAATGTCTCAGCAAACCCGAGGCCGACATCGCTTTGGCAGAGGTGCACGAAGGAATCTGTGGCACACATACAGGAGCCCGGAGCTTAGCATCAAAAATCCTCCGAGCCGGCTTCTTCTGGCCGACTTTGAAACAGGACAGCCAACAAAAAATCAGATCATGCAATAATTGCCAAAGGCACGCACCACTAATACACATACCCGCCGAGGAATTACATCATTCGGACATCAGTTGGCCATTCAACCAATGGGGTCTAGATATACTCGGGCCTTTCCCTATGGCACCGGGCCAGGTAAAATTTCTTATTGTCGCCATTGATTATTtctccaaatgggtggaagcccAACCTTTAGCAAAAATCACGTCACAGCAAATGATTTCATTCGTTTGGAAAAATATTATTTGCTGTTTCGGCATACCTCAGCACATTACTACTGACAACGGCCGCCAGTTCGCCGATCAGAAATTTCAAACTTTTTTGCAGAATTTCAAGATAAAGCAGCACTTCGCCTCTGTTGAGCATCCTCAAACAAACGGACTAGCCGAGGCCGCGAACAAGGTCATTCTTCACGCACTAAAGAAAAAGCTTGATGCCACCAAAGGACTATGGGCCGAACTCATACCTGAGGTCCTTTGGGGATACAACACCACTCCACAAACATCAACAAAAGAAACACCATTCAGGCTGGTATATGGATCGGAAGCCATGATTCCCGTGGAGATCTCCCAGAAGTCAATCAGAACCCAACTCAACAGTCAAGACGAAGCTCAGAGATCCGAGCTAGATACAATCCAAGAAATTCGAGATATAGCCGCATTAAAGCAACGCACGACACAGCACACAATCGCTCGCCATTACAACAAGTCCGTCAGAAGCAGATCATTCGTGAAAGGAGATCTAGTCCTTCGCAAAACCGAAATTGCTCGGCGACCACCAACACACGGAAAGCTTGCAGCCAATTGGGACGGCCCATACCGAGTAACAGAAGTCCTCGGCCAAGGAGCTTACAAGCTAGAATCACTAGATGGTAAACTCATACCTAGTACATGGAACATATCTTCCTTAAAGAAATTTTTCAGTTAA
- the LOC130954070 gene encoding uncharacterized protein LOC130954070 has protein sequence MSRLCSQRVLQGLLRRHIGINHHRLTTTTTTHHFSNSIAANGNGIFSNSCIFSLLRSPSKLYSSSSTTTRLPYTIPKGLGGHGIGAVRFRSTKLPKPGGGFGKKLFDKPAAAVSSAFSRYSEAVGLQIEAFFKRNSLFLYGAAGVLVCALLWKMMYGIASAFIGFSEGMAKYGFLALSSAIVAFAGLYIRSRFTINPDKVYRMAMTRLNTSAATLEVMGAPLSGSDIRAYVISGGGITLKKFKPSMRSKRCFLFFPIRGSERKGLVSVEVKKKKGQYDMKLLAVDVPMASGPDQRLYLIGDEEEYRVGGGLVAELRDPVVKAMAATKEFDYLDEVEEKEDAERSRLEAERKEREEIEKLENSGNR, from the exons ATGTCAAGGCTTTGTTCTCAACGGGTCTTGCAAGGTCTCCTTCGGAGGCACATCGGCATTAACCACCACCGCttaaccaccaccaccacaacgCATCATTTCTCAAATTCAATTGCCGCGAATGGCAATGGAATATTCTCCAACAGTTGCATCTTTTCCCTCCTCCGATCGCCATCGAAATTATATTCATCCTCCTCAACCACGACGCGCCTTCCATACACAATCCCTAAAGGCTTGGGTGGCCACGGCATTGGTGCTGTCCGATTCAGGTCCACGAAGCTGCCGAAACCTGGCGGCGGTTTCGGGAAGAAGTTGTTCGATAAACCGGCAGCCGCCGTGAGCTCTGCGTTTTCGCGGTACAGCGAGGCAGTGGGTCTGCAAATTGAAGCGTTTTTTAAGCGGAACTCTCTGTTTCTGTATGGCGCTGCGGGAGTTCTGGTTTGCGCTTTGCTGTGGAAGATGATGTATGGGATTGCCAGCGCCTTCATTGGATTCTCAGAAGGGATGGCAAAGTACGGCTTTCTTGCTCTTTCATCTGCCATTGTTGCTTTCGCT GGGTTGTATATCCGTTCAAgattcacaatcaaccctgataaagTTTATAGAATGGCCATGACAAGGCTCAACACGTCTGCTGCGACTCTTGAAGTTATGGGTGCCCCACTTTCAGGATCTGATATAAGAGCCTATGTGATATCAGGGGGTGGGATTACATTGAAGAAGTTCAAGCCAAGTATGAGGAGCAAGCGctgttttctctttttccccATAAGAGGTTCTGAGAGAAAGGGTCTGGTCAGTGTTGAAGTCAAGAAAAAGAAGGGCCAG TATGATATGAAGCTGTTGGCAGTTGATGTTCCGATGGCTTCTGGCCCAGACCAGCGGTTGTATCTGATTGGGGATGAAGAAGAATACAGGGTTGGTGGAGGGCTGGTAGCTGAGCTACGAGATCCTGTAGTGAAAGCAATGGCCGCAACGAAGGAGTTTGATTACCTTGATGAAGTTGAGGAAAAAGAGGACGCTGAAAGATCACGCCTGGAGGCCGAAAGAAAGGAGCGCGAAGAAATCGAGAAGCTTGAAAATAGTGGCAACCGGTAG